The proteins below are encoded in one region of Penicillium psychrofluorescens genome assembly, chromosome: 4:
- a CDS encoding uncharacterized protein (ID:PFLUO_006780-T1.cds;~source:funannotate) has translation MPHHSPLGNYHFKFDLAAPEGWTYAPGDTIIGNLLRQSPIVTPEAVIALSFTGRVKVKVIHAAGNLRKIRRDSWQFLNFESVIFKGSLNLENEGDLFAKSPLTWPISVDIPYKPKPIEAIQLTTSCQDPFILETMFMVLRRLVTLSTTSELNFDMSSVGMSILMKPFVQFLRVTSQRLLPGMEDAELSVKQRAQKFFYSSKLPSFNCTVHLTVPAAIQLGSPNPIALQLEVVPDREGTSDSIKDVTQRIRVMEIQAILISKTHCLASTKLLDSPRAHDYEQQTNLNLQRAFTELESPLIITTGKGNEPVQIGNMFQLTLDPKGLRTENRRLNPYWKGLSQVYPDFTTYNIQHSHTIEWKISLNIAGEKMEYRYFAPTEIIAPA, from the exons ATGCCTCATCACTCACCCCTCGGGAATTATCACTTCAAATTCGACCTCGCGGCGCCAGAGGGGTGGACCTATGCACCCGGCGATACCATCATCGGCAACTTACTGCGCCAATCGCCAATTGTCACACCTGAGGCGGTCATAGCGCTCTCATTCACAGGCCGTGTGAAGGTTAAAGTCATTCATGCGGCTGGGAATTTGAGGAAGATTCGTCGCGATAGCTGGCAGTTTCTGAACTTTGAATCTGTCATCTTCAAGGGGTCTTTAAATCTGGAAAATGAAGGAGATTTGTTTGCCAAATCGCCGCTTACCTGGCCAATCTCTGTGGATATCCCATACAAGCCTAAGCCTATAGAG GCCATCCAGCTTACCACATCTTGCCAGGATCCTTTTATTCTGGAGACCATGTTTATGGTACTGCGTCGACTTGTTACGTTGAGTACTACCTCAGAGCTCAATTTCGATATGTCTTCGGTGGGCATGAGCATTCTCATGAAGCCATTTGTCCAATTCTT GCGTGTCACCAGCCAGCGACTGCTCCCAGGAATGGAAGATGCAGAGTTGTCGGTCAAGCAGCGTGCGCAGAAATTCTTCTATTCTTCAAAACTGCCTAGCTTTAATTGCACCGTCCACCTCACGGTCCCTGCGGCTATTCAACTAGGCAGTCCAAATCCAATTGCCCTCCAACTAGAGGTCGTGCCTGACCGCGAAGGAACCAGTGACAGCATCAAAGATGTCACGCAAAGGATTCGGGTCATGGAAATCCAAGCCATCCTCATAAGCAAAACCCATTGTCTTGCATCGACCAAGCTCCTGGACTCTCCACGCGCCCACGACTACGAGCAACAGACCAATCTGAACCTGCAACGCGCCTTCACGGAATTGGAATCTCCCCTTATTATCACCACAGGGAAGGGAAATGAGCCGGTCCAGATCGGCAATATGTTCCAGCTAACGCTTGATCCAAAGGGCCTCCGAACCGAAAACCGGAGGCTTAATCCGTATTGGAAAGGCCTGTCACAAGTTTACCCCGATTTCACGA
- a CDS encoding uncharacterized protein (ID:PFLUO_006781-T1.cds;~source:funannotate) encodes MTESSRMKSPFPASEISQVPNEHSHSVRGPLNTTQTDSGPLSADEPNDGATLVRRPTTPEPVEGGASFLPMTQPPGSIPGIATPPPGSLEPSGEATAPSTTKTPDAAEAKKEKASTGEKRALESGSAAPVPTSGTDNPPAEKPEEPEVKKQKIETADSDQSVTGIPAPAASTSGENHGPPKKASRPKKEKIKDALKKAIPSDGIGSRTRSRTNGT; translated from the exons ATGACCGAATCCAGTCGCATGAAATCGCCTTTCCCGGCGTCTG AAATCTCTCAGGTGCCCAACGAGCACTCTCATTCGGTCCGTGGGCCATTGAACACCACCCAGACAGACAGTGGCCCCCTATCTGCCGACGAGCCCAATGATGGTGCGACACTCGTCCGACGTCCAACGACCCCTGAGCCTGTTGAAGGTGGAGCTTCCTTTCTCCCCATGACACAGCCTCCCGGATCTATACCAGGCATTGCAACACCTCCCCCCGGATCACTCGAGCCTAGCGGAGAGGCTACTGCGCCCTCGACTACGAAGACTCCAGATGCAGCggaggcaaagaaagaaaaggcaTCTACGGGCGAGAAACGTGCTCTTGAGTCAGGCTCTGCAGCCCCTGTCCCTACATCCGGGACAGACAATCCCCCCGCGGAAAAGCCAGAAGAGCCCGAAGTTAAAAAGCAGAAGATCGAAACAGCGGACTCCGACCAATCCGTGACAGGCATACCAGCGCCTGCAGCATCCACAAGCGGCGAGAATCATGGGCCGCCTAAGAAAGCCAGTCGGCCTAAGAaggaaaagatcaaggacGCGTTGAAAAAGGCCATTCCAAGCGATGGGATTGGCAGCCGGACTCGCAGCCGCACCAACGGTACTTGA
- a CDS encoding uncharacterized protein (ID:PFLUO_006782-T1.cds;~source:funannotate) produces the protein MRGTSVFQFKGWPKIHQPLPRTPRESQQLLSALTSSFRRQLDRAYPASDSTREHNDDQTPPNNAESSAHATSQHLRNILENPLFRIVPSQPTGIRETQQRRLAEQPMVVFDELVAFGLVTVEDICQCLESQLRLAHGGTETNVTEDVKSAMKTSRAGSKVVDWFSASSLQDKKVLLRTGNCTSPLTKFMVVEGLHGNIMEWLRMLLVQDLGGGHGSIKPEAAHQAFNFLLLHWMKAERQYGHGLSSALRYYVQVCQMHSSVSDPITRKTLISSGAHLGQIAEQQTASAEKIPAFIYDEFQDAISTLTPGSLLSARMALGHPTQPDPQPFIRYVRSLDYNKTPFWRNSRRVAFLDTGFKAVQVLIDRAKIKDATFVAHHLQSFLPDKMISDTSDGPQYHASPEQTSLLNRLGMSLT, from the coding sequence atgaGAGGGACCTCCGTGTTCCAGTTCAAGGGGTGGCCCAAGATCCATCAGCCACTGCCTCGCACGCCGCGCGAGTCCCAACAATTGCTCAGCGCCCTCACATCCTCGTTCCGTCGCCAACTTGATCGGGCATACCCAGCGTCGGATTCCACCCGCGAGCACAATGACGATCAAACCCCTCCCAATAATGCCGAATCGTCGGCCCACGCGACCAGCCAGCATCTTCGAAACATTCTCGAAAACCCCCTCTTCCGGATTGTGCCGTCGCAGCCCACCGGGATCCGCGAGACCCAGCAGCGACGGCTAGCCGAACAACCGATGGTGGTGTtcgacgagctggtcgccTTTGGTCTAGTCACAGTCGAGGATATTTGCCAATGTTTGGAGTCGCAGCTGCGTCTGGCCCATGGAGGTACCGAAACCAACGTCACCGAGGATGTGAAAtcggccatgaagacatCCCGGGCGGGCTCGAAAGTGGTGGACTGGTTTTCGGCGTCGTCCTTGCAAGATAAGAAGGTGCTTCTCCGGACCGGAAACTGCACCTCACCGTTGACCAAATTTATGGTTGTAGAGGGGCTTCATGGGAACATCATGGAATGGCTGAGAATGCTCCTGGTGCAGGACTTGGGCGGCGGCCACGGTTCCATCAAGCCGGAGGCCGCGCACCAGGCCTTCAATTTCCTCCTCCTACACTGGATGAAAGCAGAGAGACAGTATGGACACGGATTGAGCTCGGCCCTAAGATACTACGTGCAAGTGTGCCAGATGCACTCTTCCGTTTCCGACCCCATCACGAGAAAAACACTGATCAGCAGTGGCGCGCACCTGGGCCAAATCGCTGAGCAGCAGACAGCCTCGGCAGAAAAAATCCCAGCATTCATCTACGACGAATTTCAAGATGCCATCTCCACCCTGACTCCTGGTTCCTTATTATCAGCGAGAATGGCACTCGGTCATCCTACGCAACCAGATCCGCAACCGTTCATCCGCTATGTGCGAAGTCTGGATTACAACAAAACCCCATTCTGGAGAAATTCTCGGCGCGTAGCGTTTCTGGACACCGGCTTCAAGGCTGTTCAAGTCTTGATTGATCGTGCGAAGATTAAAGATGCGACATTCGTGGCACATCACCTTCAATCATTCCTCCCGGACAAGATGATTTCAGATACCTCCGACGGTCCCCAATACCACGCGTCGCCTGAACAGACATCTCTTCTAAACCGCCTGGGTATGAGTCTGACATGA
- a CDS encoding uncharacterized protein (ID:PFLUO_006783-T1.cds;~source:funannotate), translated as MSEVQSRPPASRGRVSARGGRGGFSSRGGRGGSSRSANADSSDAPFEEGEIGQMKKKYSDTLPMLKELFPDWKDEDLVFALEDSNGELEEAIERITEGNVSQWGEVKKKTTERARPKAKEVQSTPTETTAASARGGRGRGGLEARGGRGARGDRGRGGRGGRAGAHTNGTRTDKPVATLVSAVEPAAPVATESATTMAWGEPEVEPVTAESEPKSSVIPEGTKKGWASLFAKPATAPPQKKPPTAAPAQQKKAPEPVPVPVAAAEKTPVSKSSQVAAPAVPMTSVHPPIDDLTETNLGQLPDVSAPAPTATAASTIGSGIDPALVASGATPSRVSSSGYPPNAFKQSGRVPGFQRRVMEQQQAVVMPGNHAVDRAAVQFGSMGLNGDAVDIDDNREQAETRAQPPQHSPVAPRAALPPSTQVPGEAAGVARPAPGLPPVPQGSAGEAAFADFSRYSEPQKPFDPFSQQVSQPQPQIQEPFANQAPVQPTATTGSEYSPFYAADQQRFPYNYYGSYGQSQDASVGPRAAPGFGVSGAEAQPGIPTTQPPSRYGPVDATNSGHNTPNPTLPAATQTPTAQHMPGQTGAHAYGYGYPYYSNPHYASYMNQMTQHQQQQQQYGRGRPMYDDARRYDEQQQQHYMQQHNTQYGYGSQYGPYGGKGGMYGQPHGGFSYDQSSSPANASSFNQSVPGRDSVYGRTGSAQPSDSQPSASGANAFGSGMTDVFGRAQSGFGQNPPIAQQPPVTSEEAKGFEAPKAGGPSPSLAQANRPGSATNSVPGQPQGQTGLPPLQGQQAFGSYPHLNPQYGGLGGLGAQGGAAATQSHHQASGYGNYGAGFGNYYGGNSGRGGWGGNYGH; from the exons ATGTCTGAAGTACAGAGTCGACCCCCCGCCTCGCGTGGCAGGGTATCTGCccgcggtggtcgcggtggtTTCAGCTCCAGaggtggccgtggtggcagcagcagatccgcAAACGCGGACAGCTCAGACGCCCCAttcgaagaaggagagatCGGtcaaatgaagaagaaatacTCGGATACTCTGCccatgctcaaggagctATTCCCTGACTggaaagatgaagatctcgtcTTCGCATTGGAGGACTCAAACGGCGAGCTCGAAGAAGCGATCGAGCGCATTACCGAAG GTAATGTATCGCAGTGGGGagaggtcaagaagaagaccacAGAACGGGCTCGTCCCAAGGCCAAAGAGGTCCAGAGCACCCCGACCGAGACGACTGCCGCTTCCGCCCGTGGAGGTCGTGGTCGCGGCGGTCTCGAGGCCCGTGGTGGACGCGGCGCCCGCGGAGAccgtggtcgtggcggtCGCGGCGGCCGGGCAGGAGCTCACACGAACGGGACTCGTACGGATAAGCCGGTTGCTACACTGGTCAGTGCTGTAGAGCCCGCAGCGCCCGTCGCAACTGAAAGCGCTACTACAATGGCATGGGGAGAACCCGAAGTGGAGCCGGTAACTGCAGAGTCGGAACCCAAAAGCAGCGTGATCCCGGAGGGCACAAAGAAGGGATGGGCGAGTCTGTTCGCCAAGCCTGCAACTGCTCCTCCGCAAAAGAAGCCTCCGACCGCAGCACCCGCTCAGCAGAAGAAGGCGCCTGAACCGGTGCCCGTTCCCGTTGCCGCCGCTGAGAAGACCCCGGTTTCGAAGTCCTCCCAAGTCGCTGCCCCCGCCGTCCCGATGACAAGCGTGCATCCTCCCATCGATGACTTGACGGAGACAAACCTCGGGCAACTTCCTGATGTATCCGCTCCCGCCCCGACTGCGACTGCAGCCAGCACAATCGGTAGCGGCATTGACCCTGCTTTGGTCGCGTCGGGTGCTACGCCTTCCCGGGTGTCGTCATCTGGCTACCCGCCCAATGCATTCAAGCAGAGTGGTCGTGTGCCCGGCTTCCAGCGTCGCGTgatggagcagcagcaggctgtGGTCATGCCTGGCAACCATGCCGTGGACCGTGCCGCGGTGCAGTTCGGTAGCATGGGACTCAACGGTGACGCGGTCGATATTGATGATAATCGCGAACAGGCCGAGACCCGCGCTCAGCCTCCGCAGCACTCGCCCGTTGCCCCGCGGGctgctctccctccttcGACTCAGGTACCGGGAGAGGCTGCTGGAGTTGCGCGTCCTGCCCCCGGCCTTCCACCAGTACCCCAGGGCTCTGCCGGCGAGGCCGCTTTTGCCGACTTTTCTCGCTACTCCGAACCACAGAAGCCCTTCGATCCTTTCAGCCAGCAGGTGAGCCAGCCCCAGCCACAGATTCAAGAGCCCTTCGCCAACCAGGCCCCCGTTCAGCCGACTGCCACAACAGGCAGCGAGTATTCTCCTTTCTATGCTGCCGACCAGCAGCGTTTCCCTTACAACTACTATGGTAGCTACGGCCAGTCCCAGGATGCCAGCGTGGGCCCTCGCGCCGCCCCTGGATTCGGTGTTTCCGGCGCCGAAGCTCAGCCTGGAATCCCCACCACGCAGCCTCCTAGTCGGTACGGCCCTGTGGATGCGACCAACAGCGGTCACAACACCCCGAACCCGACCTTGCCTGCCGCCACACAGACTCCGACTGCCCAGCACATGCCGGGACAGACTGGTGCCCACGCTTACGGCTACGGCTATCCTTACTATTCCAACCCTCACTATGCTTCGTATATGAACCAGATGACGcagcatcagcagcagcagcagcagtatgGCCGGGGCCGTCCGATGTATGATGATGCTCGTCGGTATGACgaacaacagcagcaacactACATGCAGCAACACAACACGCAGTACGGTTATGGCAGCCAGTACGGTCCGTACGGCGGCAAGGGAGGCATGTATGGTCAGCCACATGGCGGCTTCTCGTACGATCAGTCGTCTTCCCCGGCGAACGCCAGCAGCTTCAACCAGTCTGTGCCTGGTCGCGACTCGGTCTACGGCCGTACCGGCTCCGCGCAGCCGTCTGATAGCCAGCCGTCTGCGTCGGGTGCCAATGCATTCGGCTCCGGCATGACTGATGTCTTTGGACGCGCCCAATCGGGTTTCGGTCAGAACCCACCTATCGCTCAGCAGCCCCCGGTGACTTCggaggaggccaagggcTTTGAAGCTCCCAAGGCTGGTGGCCCTAGCCCCTCCCTTGCCCAGGCCAACCGTCCCGGCTCTGCAACCAACAGCGTCCCTGGACAGCCGCAAGGGCAGACCGGCCTGCCCCCGCTGCAGGGCCAGCAGGCCTTCGGCAGTTATCCCCACCTGAACCCGCAGTACGGCGGACTCGGCGGACTTGGCGCCCAAGGCGGGGCGGCAGCCACGCAGAGCCACCACCAGGCCTCTGGCTACGGCAACTATGGCGCTGGATTCGGGAACTACTACGGCGGCAACtctggccgcggtggctggGGCGGCAACTACGGCCACTAA